Sequence from the Motilibacter aurantiacus genome:
GCACGTACGACCTGTCCGCGCTCGCCGCCCTGGGCCTGCGGCTCGAGCGCAGCGTGTCGGCCGCGCTGGCAGGTCAGGCGCTGGTCGACGAGGTGGTCGGGACGTTCGGCTTCCCCCGCGCCGTGCTGCTCGCGGCCCCGCAGGGTGACCTCGTCCCGCTGGCCGTGCACGGCTCGGACGAGGCCGTCGACACCTGCGGCCGCCCGGACGACGACCGGCTGGTGGCCCGGGCGCTGCGCGAGCGCCGCACACTGCGCGTCGCCGCGCTGGACGGGCGGGAGGAGCCCTGGCTCGCGCAGGTGCTGGACGGCGCGCGCAACGTGCTCGCCTTCCCGCTCGTCGCCGACGACAGCCCGCTGGGCGTCCTCGTCGTGGAGCAGGCCGGGCTGCGCTCCCCCGGCGGACGGCCCCGCCCCGGCGGCCGGGTGGAGCGCCGCGTGGTCGACATGGTCGAGCGGTTCGCCGCGACGGCCGCGCTCGCGCTCTCCGGGGCATGGCTGCTCGAGCGGGTGACCGCCTTGGCGACCACGGACGCCCTGACGGGGGTGGCGAACCGGCGCAGCTTCGACGAGGCGCTCGAGCGCGAGCTGTCCCGGTCGTCCCGGTCCGGCGCACCGCTGTCGCTCGCGCTGCTGGACATCGACTTCTTCAAGCGGCTCAACGACACCTACGGCCACCAGACGGGCGACGTCGCGCTGCAGCGAGTGGCCGCAGCGGTGGCGCAGGCGGTCCGCGGTGAGGACATCGTGGCGAGGTACGGCGGCGAGGAGTTCGCGCTCGTGATGCCGGGGACCGCGCTCGCGGACGCCGCTGCGGTCGCCGAGCGGGTACGCGCGGCGGTGCAGGACATCGCCGTGGAGCCGCGCGTGACGGTCAGCGTCGGGGTGGCGGCTCACCCGCAGGCGGGCCAGGAGCCCGCGGGCCTGGTGGCCGCCGCCGACGCGGCGCTCTACGCGTCGAAGGAGGCCGGGCGCAACCGGGTCACCGTGTCCGGGGCCGATGCTCCCGCGCCCGTCCCGATGGTCGCCTGAGCGGGCGGCGGAGCGTCAGAACGCGAGAGCCTGGGCCCGCCGCTTGACCTCGGTGCCGCGGTTCTCGGTGAGCGCCTGGACGGGGGTCCCGGGCAGGCTGTCGTCGGCCGTGAACAGCCATCGCAGCGACTCGGTGTCGTTGTAGCGGGCGTCCGCGAGCAGCGTCAGCAGCCCGGGCAGGCCCTTGAGGACCTTGCCGTCGGAGACGAACGCGGCCGGGATCGAGAGGACGTTGCGCTCGCCGCGGCGCACGGCGAGCAGGTGCCGGTCCTTGAGCAGGGACCGCACGCGTACGACGTCGAGCCCCAGCTGCTCCGCGGCCTCGGGAACGGTCAGCCACGCCGGGACCAGGCTCTCGACGTCGTCGACGGCGGCGGAACCGAGTGCGTCAGTCACCGACTTAGCGTGCCACGGAGGGCGGGGCGGACCGGAAGCCCCTGCCCCTCGCGCCCTCCTGAGCGGCGCCCGAGCCGTGGGGTCGGGCGATTCCGCGGGCCACAGGATCCAGACAAAAAGGGCACAGGTCGGCAACGAGTCAACCTGGTCACAAGGACCCCACTTGTCACAGTCGTCACAAGGCTATTACCGTCTTCCGGACGAGAGCCGTAGCGACACGCCGAGTTCTTCCAGCACGGGGGCTGGCGCGGCAGCGGCACACCGACGCGAGGAGCCCCAGTGACCCCGTACGCGCAGCCCGCCAACGGGCTGGACGAGCCTGTGGAGCCGAGCGGCCCGACGGCAGCAGCGACCGGGCAGGCCCCCGGCCGGGAGGCGGGCGCCGGCGCTCGCCGTCGCCGTTCGCCGCGCGGCCGCTGGAAGCGGGCCCTCGTGGCCGGCGGCGCGCCGCTCCTCCTCGCCGGCCTGGTCACCGCGGGCGCCCCCGGCTGGGGCGCCTACACGGTGCGCAGCGGTGACACGCTCAGCGAGATCGCCGTGCGCTACCACACCTCGGTGGCAGCGCTCGTCCGGGCGAACGACCTGCCGGGCAACGGCAACCTCATCCGCATCGGCCAGCGGCTGAGCGTCCCGTCCCGGTCGTCGGCGAGCCGCAGCGCGCCGCGCACGAGCAAGAGCAAGGTCGTCGTCACGCACCGCGTCGTCCCCGGCGACACCATGGGCGAGCTGGCAGCGCGCTACGGCACCAAGGCCTCCGTGATCCGCAAGGCCAACGGCATCCGTCACTCCGCCGTGATCCGCATCGGGCAGGTGCTGCGCATCCCGGTCACCCGCAGGACCACGAGCGGCGGGTCGACCGGCTCCTCCTCGGGCGCGTCGAGCCCGTCGCCGTCGTACTCCGGCAACTCGTTCGCCGGGCGGACGTACCCGAACGAGACGGTCGCCCGGGCGGCCCGGAACCGCGCGATCCTCGCCTCCCGCTCGATGCCGTCGCGCGACAGCATCCGCGCCCTCGTCGCCTCCACCGCCCGCCGGCACGGGGTGGACCCCTCGCTCGCGCTCGCCGTGGCGTACCAGGAGTCCGGGTTCAACCCGCGCGTCGTGTCCGTCGCGAACGCGATCGGGACCATGCAGGTCATCCCGACCAGCGGTGACTGGGCCTCCTCGATCCTCGGGCGCCGTCTCGACCTGCTCGACCCGCGCGACAACATCACCGCCGGGGTCGTCCTGCTGCGCGTCCTGCTGCGCTCGGCCGGATCGACCGAGCGGGCCGTGGCCGGCTACTACCAGGGCCTCGCCTCCGTCCGACGCAACGGGATGTACACCGACACCAAGCGGTACGTCGCGAACATCCTGGCTCTGCGGGCCCGGTTCCGCTGACTCGCACGGGAACGGCCCCGGATGCTGCGTGCCTGCCGGGGCAGCCGACCTCCCGCTCGTACACTCCGACCGTGGACACGACCGTTCTCGACCCGCTCCTGGGGCAGGTCGTCGACGGCCGCTACCGGGTCGTGCGCCGGGTCGCGGCGGGCGGGATGGCCGTCGTCTACGAGGCCGTGGACGAGCGGCTCGACCGCACGATCGCGCTCAAGGTCATGCACCCCTGGCTCGCCGCGGAGGACGAGGCGGTCAACCGGTTCATCCGGGAGGCCAAGTCGGCCGCGCGGTTGTCGCACCCCGGCGTCGTGTCCGTGCACGACCAGGGGCGCGACGGGGACCGGGTGTGGATCGCCATGGAGTACGTCGACGGCCGCAACCTGCGCGCGGAGATCCGCGACCGCGGGCGGCTCGGGGCCGCGGAGGCGCTCGACCTGATCGCGGACGTGCTGGCGGCCCTCGCGGCCGCCCACCGCGCCGGCCTCGTGCACCGGGACATGAAGCCGGAGAACGTCCTGCTCGGCGACGACGGCCGGGTCAAGGTCGCGGACTTCGGGCTGGCCCGGGCTGCGACGGCGGCGAGCTCGACCCGCACCGACGCGATCCTCGGCTCCGTGAGCTATCTGGCGCCGGAGCTGCTCGAGCGCGGCGTCGCCGACCAGCGGGCCGACGTCTACGCCGTCGGCATCCTGCTCTTCGAGTGCCTCACGGGGGGCCGCCCGTTCGACGGGGAGACCCCCATCCAGGTCGCGTACCGTCACGTCCATGAGGACGTCCCGCCGCCGTCGTCGCGGGTGCCGGGCATCCCGCCGGCGCTCGACGCGCTCGTCGCCCGTGCCACCGACCGAAACCCGGACGGCCGCCCGGACGACGCCGGCGCCCTGCTCGCCGGGCTCGAGGCGGTGCGCGCCGCCCTCGGGCCCGCCGACCAGCCCACCGAGCTCGTCGCGCGCGGCGGGC
This genomic interval carries:
- a CDS encoding GGDEF domain-containing protein, encoding MSRQQPSSAEPARTATSGPGLVPLADRLFWMQAVRMALATAVLAGTPVLGGEVAAGLWAATAGYLAVSLLPARAARRGTTRAVGLLGITLLLDGVYLALTTYGAAGVGTPLQYLVVVHLVAATLLGSFRTGLKLALWHAMLAATAWQLERDAPARELLALLLVAFGVTAATATLAAVNERELRRRTYDLSALAALGLRLERSVSAALAGQALVDEVVGTFGFPRAVLLAAPQGDLVPLAVHGSDEAVDTCGRPDDDRLVARALRERRTLRVAALDGREEPWLAQVLDGARNVLAFPLVADDSPLGVLVVEQAGLRSPGGRPRPGGRVERRVVDMVERFAATAALALSGAWLLERVTALATTDALTGVANRRSFDEALERELSRSSRSGAPLSLALLDIDFFKRLNDTYGHQTGDVALQRVAAAVAQAVRGEDIVARYGGEEFALVMPGTALADAAAVAERVRAAVQDIAVEPRVTVSVGVAAHPQAGQEPAGLVAAADAALYASKEAGRNRVTVSGADAPAPVPMVA
- a CDS encoding Rv2175c family DNA-binding protein, giving the protein MTDALGSAAVDDVESLVPAWLTVPEAAEQLGLDVVRVRSLLKDRHLLAVRRGERNVLSIPAAFVSDGKVLKGLPGLLTLLADARYNDTESLRWLFTADDSLPGTPVQALTENRGTEVKRRAQALAF
- a CDS encoding lytic transglycosylase, with the protein product MTPYAQPANGLDEPVEPSGPTAAATGQAPGREAGAGARRRRSPRGRWKRALVAGGAPLLLAGLVTAGAPGWGAYTVRSGDTLSEIAVRYHTSVAALVRANDLPGNGNLIRIGQRLSVPSRSSASRSAPRTSKSKVVVTHRVVPGDTMGELAARYGTKASVIRKANGIRHSAVIRIGQVLRIPVTRRTTSGGSTGSSSGASSPSPSYSGNSFAGRTYPNETVARAARNRAILASRSMPSRDSIRALVASTARRHGVDPSLALAVAYQESGFNPRVVSVANAIGTMQVIPTSGDWASSILGRRLDLLDPRDNITAGVVLLRVLLRSAGSTERAVAGYYQGLASVRRNGMYTDTKRYVANILALRARFR